A window of the Citrus sinensis cultivar Valencia sweet orange chromosome 9, DVS_A1.0, whole genome shotgun sequence genome harbors these coding sequences:
- the LOC112495605 gene encoding BAHD acyltransferase At5g47980-like, which translates to MSGAVEVEILSKETIKPSFPTPHQLRNFQLSILDQIALPVYISNIFLYKANDEDDGDLDAKTERISQRLKSSLSETLAQFYPFAGKIKDEVSIECNDDGVEYIEARANRLLSEYLQKPDQNILKEFHPFDTENPIGSTGPILIVQVTFFKCGGVALEISSSHKLIDGMSLATFINIWAATARAQSSKAIMVPEFVTASIFPPSEFFVAFPVHLSRCEQIRFVFDPSKINELKAKVASASVPKPSRVEALTALIWKCARDVSGSTRGSTRASLLVHAVNLRTLVVPPLPNNSVGNNVGYLSAQTSDKEIELHELVCILRKAKAEFSKNGLQNLLETKSIFNIPESIKDKLERDEIDFFTFSSVLRFPFYEAAEFGWGKPLHVTFPNYVFPNLFLLIDTKDGEGIEALVTLRTEDMALFERNQELLEFATVNPPIN; encoded by the coding sequence ATGAGTGGGGCAGTAGAAGTCGAGATACTGTCAAAAGAAACCATCAAACCTTCTTTCCCAACTCCTCATCAGCTAAGAAATTTTCAACTCTCCATTCTCGACCAGATCGCTCTTCCGGTGTACATAAGCAATATTTTCCTCTACAAAGCAAATGATGAAGACGACGGTGATCTCGATGCTAAAACTGAAAGAATATCCCAACGTCTCAAGTCATCCTTATCCGAGACTCTCGCACAATTCTACCCATTTGCTGGAAAAATCAAAGACGAGGTCTCAATTGAATGTAATGACGACGGGGTTGAATATATCGAAGCTCGAGCAAATCGTCTTTTGTCCGAATATCTACAAAAACCTGATCAGAATATACTCAAGGAATTCCATCCGTTTGACACAGAAAACCCAATAGGAAGCACGGGTCCGATACTAATTGTTCAAGTTACATTCTTCAAATGCGGGGGCGTGGCACTCGAAATTAGCTCTTCACACAAGCTCATCGATGGAATGTCGCTAGCCACATTCATTAACATCTGGGCAGCCACAGCTCGTGCTCAGTCAAGCAAGGCAATAATGGTTCCCGAATTTGTCACAGCATCTATTTTTCCACCAAGTGAATTTTTCGTGGCCTTCCCCGTACATCTTTCAAGATGTGAACAGATCAGGTTTGTATTCGATCcctcaaaaataaatgaacttaAGGCTAAAGTCGCCAGTGCAAGCGTGCCAAAACCATCACGTGTGGAAGCTTTGACTGCACTCATTTGGAAATGTGCGAGGGATGTGTCAGGATCAACCCGTGGCTCTACAAGAGCCTCTTTGTTAGTACACGCGGTGAACTTGCGTACGCTGGTGGTGCCACCCTTACCCAATAACTCTGTGGGCAACAATGTTGGGTATCTTTCTGCCCAAACGAGTGACAAGGAGATAGAATTACATGAGTTGGTTTGTATTCTAAGGAAAGCAAAGGCAGAATTTAGCAAAAACGGTTTACAAAATTTGCTTGAAACCAAGAGTATCTTCAATATTCCAGAGTCAATTAAGGACAAATTGGAAAGGGACGAGATCGATTTTTTCACTTTCTCGAGCGTTCTTAGATTTCCATTTTATGAAGCAGCTGAATTCGGATGGGGAAAGCCATTGCATGTGACTTTCCCAAATTATGTGTTTCCGAATTTATTTCTCCTTATCGACACAAAAGATGGTGAAGGAATTGAAGCATTGGTGACTTTGAGGACAGAAGACATGGCTTTATTTGAACGTAACCAAGAGCTGCTTGAATTTGCTACTGTTAATCCACCTATCAACTGA
- the LOC102623215 gene encoding uncharacterized protein LOC102623215 → MQFFGGSEISPSPPVPTASGNNAHMMYVFNRNGVCLLYREWNRLLHTLNAQQDHKLMFGLLFSLKSLTAKMDPTNAEKGNLGVPQLSGQGCSFHSFRTNTYKLSFMESPSGIKIILVTHPRTGDLRESLKYIYNLYVEYVVKNPLYAPGTPIRSELFNTSLDQYVRTIA, encoded by the exons atgcagtTCTTTGGAGGGTCAGAGATCAGTCCATCACCGCCGGTGCCAACGGCGTCCGGTAACAATGCGCACATGATGTACGTGTTCAATAGGAATGGCGTTTGTTTGCTTTACAGGGAATGGAATCGCCTTCTTCACACTCTCAACGCTCAACAAGACCACAAGCTCATGTTTGgtcttctcttctccctcaaGTCCTTGACTGCCAAAATGGATCCCACTAA TGCAGAGAAAGGAAACTTGGGGGTGCCCCAATTATCAGGCCAAGGTTGTTCATTTCACAGTTTTCGTACTAATACATACAAACTTAGTTTCATGGAAAGTCCATCTGGAATCAAG ATTATCTTGGTCACTCATCCCAGGACTGGTGATCTACGTGAGTCCCTAAAGTACATATACAACTTGTATGTTGAATATGTTGTCAAGAATCCATTATATGCTCCAGGAACTCCTATCAG GAGTGAGCTATTTAATACATCACTTGATCAGTATGTAAGAACAATTGCATAG
- the LOC102623505 gene encoding protein SGT1 homolog B: protein MATDLEKKAKEAFIDDYFELAYDLYSQAIEISPNSAELFADRAQASIKLQNFTEAVADANRAIELEPSMSKAYWRKATACMKLEEYETAKVALEKGASLAPGDSRFTNLIKECEERIAEETGELQKQPLETGPTNVVSTNNVQPATNISSTEDVETVMDVSNEAAMAAPARPKYRHEFYQKPEEVVVTVFAKGIPAKNVTVDFGEQILSVSIDVPGEEAYHFQPRLFGKIIPAKCRYEVLSTKVEIRLAKAEPIQWSSLEFSKGAVVPQRVNTPSVSGSPRPTYPSSKPTRVDWDKLEAQVKKEEKEEKLDGDAALNKFFQEIYADADEDTRRAMKKSFVESNGTVLSTNWKEVGSKKVEGSPPDGMEMKKWEY from the exons ATGGCAACCGATCTGGAGAAGAAAGCCAAAGAGGCGTTCATCGACGACTACTTCGAGCTCGCCTACGATCTCTACTCGCAAGCCATTGAGATTAGCCCTAATAGCGCTGAGCTCTTCGCCGACCGCGCTCAAGCCAGCATCAAACTCCAAAATTTCACTG AGGCTGTTGCGGATGCGAACCGAGCAATTGAGTTGGAGCCTTCAATGTCTAAAGCCTATTGGCGTAAAGC CACCGCTTGCATGAAGCTTGAAGAATATGAAACGGCTAAGGTGGCACTAGAAAAAGGTGCTTCTCTAGCTCCAGGAGATTCGAGATTTACCAACTTAATCAAAGAATGTGAGGAGCGCATAGCAG AGGAAACTGGTGAGTTACAAAAGCAGCCTTTGGAAACAGGCCCAACAAATGTTGTGTCAACTAACAACGTCCAGCCTGCGACGAACATTTCCTCAACTGAGGATGTTGAGACAGTGATGGATGTTTCCAATGAGGCTGCGATGGCTGCACCAGCCAGACCAAAATACAG GCATGAATTTTACCAGAAGCCTGAGGAAGTAGTTGTTACTGTGTTTGCAAAGGGCATACCTGCCAAAAATGTTACAGTTGACTTTGGGGAACAAATA CTAAGTGTTAGTATTGATGTTCCTGGTGAAGAGGCATATCATTTTCAACCTCGCTTATTTGGAAAG ATAATACCTGCCAAATGCAGATATGAAGTCCTCTCAACCAAAGTTGAAATCCGCCTTGCTAAAGCTGAACCAATACAATGGTCGTCTCTTGAATTCAGCAAGGGAGCTGTAGTTCCTCAAAGGGTTAATACACCATCCG TTTCTGGATCACCAAGACCCACCTACCCTTCCTCAAAACCGACAAGAGTAGATTGGGACAAGCTTGAAGCTCAAGTGAAGAAGGAG gaaaaagaagaaaagctaGATGGTGATGCAGCATTGAACAAATTTTTCCAGGAGATTTATGCTGATGCAGATGAGGACACAAGACGAGCCATGAAAAAGTCTTTC GTCGAGTCAAACGGGACGGTGCTCTCCACAAATTGGAAAGAAGTTGGTTCAAAGAAGGTGGAAGGAAGTCCACCTGATGGCAtggaaatgaagaaatggGAATACTAA
- the LOC102623795 gene encoding probable NADH dehydrogenase [ubiquinone] 1 alpha subcomplex subunit 5, mitochondrial, whose translation MFLRVIGRPLMAKVKQTTGITGLDVVPNAREVLINLYNKTLKEIQAVPPDEGYRKAVESFTRQRLKVCQEEEDWEQIEKRLGCGQVEELIEEAQDELTLIGKMIEWDPWGVPDDYECEVIENDAPVPKHVPLHRPGPLPEEFHKTLEAVTKKDLTAVTSSESQSRLKE comes from the exons ATGTTCCTGCGCGTGATCGGACGGCCATTGATGGCCAAGGTGAAACAAACGACTGGGATCACGGGACTGGATGTAGTCCCCAACGCGAGGGAAGTTCTGATCAATCTTTACAACAAAACGCTAAAGGAGATCCAAGCCGTTCCTCCGGACGAAGGGTACCGCAAGGCCGTCGAAAGCTTCACACGGCAACGTTTGAAGGTCTGTCAAGAGGAAGAGGACTGGGAACAGATCGAGAAACGACTCGGTTGTGGCCAGGTCGAGGAGCTCATCGAGGAGGCTCAGGATGAGCTCACGCTCATCGGGAAAATGATCG AGTGGGATCCTTGGGGTGTTCCTGATGACTACGAATGTGAAGTTATTGAGAATGATGCTCCGGTTCCCAAGCATGTTCCCCTGCATCGACCTGGACCTCTGCCTGAGGAATTCCATAAGACGCTGGAAGCTGTTACCAAAAAGGATCTTACTGCAGTCACCTCTAGTGAGTCACAATCACGGCTGAAGGAGTAG